The Catellatospora citrea DNA segment CTGGTGCTGGCCAACCGGCACGACTGGCTGAGCGCGTTCAGCAACGAGCTGGGCGCGGCGATGGCCGTGGAGCGGCTGATGGGCCTGGAGGTGCCGGAGCGGGCGGTCTGGCTGCGCATGGCGATGGCCGAGCTGAACCGGGTGCTCAACCACCTGATGTTCCTCGGCTCGTACCCGCTGGAGATCGGCGCGATCACGCCGGTGTTCTACGCGTTCCGCGAGCGCGAGGTGCTGCAGGCCGTCATGGAGGAGGCCACCGGCGGCCGTATGCACTACATGTTCAACCGCATCGGCGGGCTGAAGGAGGAGGTCCCGGCGGGCTGGACCCGGCGCGCCCGGGAGGCCGTCGACCTGGTCGCCTCGCGCATGCCGATGCTGGACGACCTGATCCGGCGCAACGACATCTTCCTGGCCCGCACCGTCGGCGTCGGCGTGCTCACCGCCGCGCAGGCGGCCGCGTACGGCGCCTCGGGGCCCGTCGCGCGGGCCAGCGGCCTGGACTTCGACCTGCGCCGCGACGAGCCCTACCTGGCCTACGGCGAGCTGGACGTCCCGGTGGTCACCCGCACCACCGGTGACTGCCACGCCCGCTTCGAGGTGCTGCTCGACCAGGTGTACGTGTCGCTGGACCTGGTCCGGCAGTGCCTGGACCGGGTCGACCGGATCGGCGGGCCGGTCAACGTGCGCCTGCCCAAGGTGGTCAAGGCGCCGGAGGGCCACACCTACGCGTGGACCGAGAACCCGCTCGGCGTCAACGGCTACTACCTGGTGTCGAAGGGCGACAAGACGCCGTGGCGGATGAAGCTGCGCACCGCGTCGTACGCCAACGTGCAGGCGCTGTCCACGCTGCTGCCGGGCACCCTCGTGCCGGACCTGATCGCGATCCTGGGCTCGATGTTCTTCGTCGTCGGCGACATCGACAAGTAGCGCCGAAGTCACTGTTTCCACGAAAACGCGCCCTCCCGAGGTTCCGGAAGGGCGCGTTCTGGCGGTCGGTGGTCAGCGGTACCGGCGGTCGTAGTCCCGGTCCCGGTCGCGGTCCCGGTCCCGATCGCGGTCCCGTTCGCGCACGTCCTCGTAGTCGGACCAGCGGTCCTCGCGGTCGGCGCCGGTCAGCGCGCGGGGTTCACGGCGCTCCTGGTCGCGGTACGGAAAGCCGCCCCGCCCCTCGTCGGCCCGGTCGTCGTCGAACCGGTCCTCGCGGCGGACCGCGGCCCAGCGGTCCTCGATCCGCAGCTCGGTGCCGGAGCTGTCACTGTGCAGCGCGGCGCGGCGCTCGCCCATCCGCACCTCGCGGCCGCGGTCGTCGTCGCGCACGGTCGTCCAGCGGTCGCCGGCGGAGCGCACGGCCGGCCGGTCCTCGTCGTCGCGGTCGGACCAGCGGCCCTCGATCGCGTCGGCGGAACGGTCCGACCAGCGGTCGTCGCCACGGTCGCGGCGCGAGCTGCGGGTCTCCCCGCCGGAGACCGGCTCGTTGGCGTCGCGGCGGCGTTCCAGCTGCTCGCGCAGCCGCTGCTCGGTCCACGACTCCTCGTTCCGGTCCCGCTCGCGGGCCCGCTCGGCGCGTGGCCGCTGCACCTCGATGCGAGGGCTCTCGGCCCGGTGACCGTACTCGCCCGCGTCGCGGCCGCGGTCACGGTCGAATCCGGCCGCCGCGCCGCTGACCGGGCTGCCGTACACCCCCGCGCCGCGCGGCGCGTCCTCGCCGTGCGGGTCGACGATGGTGTGCCGCGTCGTCACCTGCACGGTCTCCGTGTGCCGCACCACGCCGCCGGGCGGCATGCCCGCGCGGCCCGAGCCCGGGCCCGGCTGGTGCGGAGTGGGTGCGGGGGCGCCCGCCCGGGCGGCGGGGGCGGGCACGGCCTGCGCGGCGGCCCGCACGGCCTCGGCGCGGACGTGCTCGAGCTGCGCGCGGGTGGCGTCCAGCTCGTGCCGGGTGGCCTCGAGCTGGTCGACCAGGTACTGGAACTTCTCCGCGAAGGCCCGGTGCGTGGCGTGGGCCGCGGTCGAGATGTCGTCGCGGACGTCAGCCCGGACGGTGTCGATCTCGTCGAGGATCATGTCTTCGAGTTCGAGCCGAACCGTCTCGGTGTCGCGACGGAGAGTGATCGACAGCCCGATCAGGATGACCGACAGGATGACCACGCCCACGGCGGCCCGCAGCGCGGTGCCCCCATCGGCCGCGAACAGGAAAATCGCAGCCAGGGGAGCGAGCCCGACACCTCCCCAGAACAACACCGGGAGCAGGCGCGCGTGCCGCTGATCATCGCGAGTGTCCGAGTCCGGCATGGTGCTAGAGGTTACCGACAGTTGCTTGCGAGGGGAATGCTCCACGGCCTTGAAATGCGAGAACATTCCGCGGGTAGATCGTCGCCGCCCCGTCCTGAACAGCTGCGCCACCCAGCGCGGCTTGCGCGGACCCAGTCGCGGCGCGCGACGCGCCGGTAATCGCCGAACCTTCGTCACGAACGGTTCAACGAGCGCCCGCCCGTTTCGCCCGACTCTAAAGCAGAATGGCACAGATGACCGGAGCCCCGCTCGCGCCGCGGGTGCGGCACGGCCGGGGCTCCGGTCGTCGTGTCAGTTCAGCGCAGGGAGGACCAGCGGTCCTCGTCGCCCCACTGGTCGGCGCGGGCCGGAGCCGGCTGCGCGGGCAGGTTCGACCACGTGTCGCCGCTGCCGGTGGACCACGAGGTGCCCGGCACGCCCACGTCGGACCAGTCGTCCGGGGCCTCCTCGTCGAGCGGCAGCGGCCGGCCGAACGTCTCCACCAGCCTGGTGACCACCAGGCCCAGCGCGAGAGCGCCGGCGGCCAGCGCGTAGAACGAGATGTGCCACTGGGCCGCGTCGGCGTACCAGACGACCAGGGCGAGCAGGGTGACGCCGAGCAGCGTGCCGAACACACCGCCGCGGCGGCCGTACGCGCTCACCCCGCCGATCATGGCCGCGCCCAGGGCGAGCCCGGTCAGCTCGAAGCCTTCGGTGGGGACGACGACCTGCTCGGTGGCCCCGTTGAGCGCGGCCAACACCACACCCGCCACGGCTGCCAGCGCCATCGAGCCGGTCAGCGCCAGCACGGCCACGACGCCGCCGAGGCCGCCGCGCCGCTGGGCCGGGTCGGTCACCGGCCGGAACCGGCCGACCCCGCGCCGGATGGACCGGATCGCGCCGAGCAGGCCGGCCACGATGGTCAGCGCGGCGAAGCCGCCGTACAGGTAGAGCGCCTGCCCGGTGGGGTCGTACTCGCCGCTCACGGTCAGCGGGGCCGGGTGTTTCTGGATCCAGACGATCGCCACCAGCGCCGCCGCCAGGCTGCCCGCCCATCCGGGCACGTGGAAGCCGACCACGAGGACGGCCACCACCAGGCCCAGCCCGGCCGCGAAG contains these protein-coding regions:
- a CDS encoding ABC transporter permease; translated protein: MAYDSEATDATGQRRYRGEGFREESDLRSDGGAHSVVAGMQYRPRATPAANLDDVFDDPAHGEVGRDRLGVHFAWEGVLLLGVVTVGFLLNNSHRDTITGANFEELLVFASVLGLLGLGASTTLRAGAVNLALGPVAAAAALYYAEHGSAGVVPTAGMAVAFAAGLGLVVAVLVVGFHVPGWAGSLAAALVAIVWIQKHPAPLTVSGEYDPTGQALYLYGGFAALTIVAGLLGAIRSIRRGVGRFRPVTDPAQRRGGLGGVVAVLALTGSMALAAVAGVVLAALNGATEQVVVPTEGFELTGLALGAAMIGGVSAYGRRGGVFGTLLGVTLLALVVWYADAAQWHISFYALAAGALALGLVVTRLVETFGRPLPLDEEAPDDWSDVGVPGTSWSTGSGDTWSNLPAQPAPARADQWGDEDRWSSLR
- a CDS encoding NADH-quinone oxidoreductase subunit D; this encodes MVETGGARRELTVGAGAGAQQLGTDMVLNIGPQHPSTHGVLRLKLVLDGEKVLSAEPIIGYMHRGAEKLFEVRDYRQILVLANRHDWLSAFSNELGAAMAVERLMGLEVPERAVWLRMAMAELNRVLNHLMFLGSYPLEIGAITPVFYAFREREVLQAVMEEATGGRMHYMFNRIGGLKEEVPAGWTRRAREAVDLVASRMPMLDDLIRRNDIFLARTVGVGVLTAAQAAAYGASGPVARASGLDFDLRRDEPYLAYGELDVPVVTRTTGDCHARFEVLLDQVYVSLDLVRQCLDRVDRIGGPVNVRLPKVVKAPEGHTYAWTENPLGVNGYYLVSKGDKTPWRMKLRTASYANVQALSTLLPGTLVPDLIAILGSMFFVVGDIDK